TGGCCGTCCGGATCATCGGCGAGGTGACCGAGGAGAAACTCGCGGTGGCCCGCGAGGCCAACCACGTCGTCGAGGAAGAACTCGAAGAATACGACCCCTGGCAGGCGCTGGCAGCGGTCATCGGCAAGGCCACTGGCGTCAAAGGCGACAACCGCGTCCACGGCTGGGTTGTGGCCGTTCGCTCCGTCGAGTCCCGCGACGGCATGACCGCCCGCGCCCAGGAGATCGACTGGGAGACCCTCCAGCGCATCCAGAGTCGTATCACTGGCGAAAACGAGTCGGTCGCGCGTGTCGTCTACGACGTAACACACAAACCGCCCGCGACAATCGAGTACGAGTAAGATGAAGGTAATCGTCGCCGGTGTGGACGACACCGAGATCGCCAGTGCTATCGAGGAAGAAGGCCACGACGTGACGACTGTCGACGTCGGGACTGGCGAGTCTCTCGCGGACGCAGGGATCGCCGAGGCTGAGACGTACGTCCTGACCGAGATGAACCAGGCCACTTCGATTGCGGTCGCGAAAGACCACAATCCGGACGTCCGAGTCGTCGTCTACGCGGAGGGGTCGTTGCCTGAGTTTGCCACTCGACAGGCTGATCTGGTCGTCGATCCGCGGCTGCTCGATCCCGAGGCCGTCGCCGAGGAATTGGAGTAACGTCTCCTGGCGGACAGACTCGTTTTGACTGGTACGGTGGACGGATCCCACCGCTCGTTTTCGAGAGCAAACGCGTGTGTGGAGTTCGTAGCCGGCCATGCCGCGCAGTTATAGCCGCGCGGCAAGGTC
The sequence above is drawn from the Halorhabdus sp. CBA1104 genome and encodes:
- a CDS encoding CTP synthetase, translated to MKVIVAGVDDTEIASAIEEEGHDVTTVDVGTGESLADAGIAEAETYVLTEMNQATSIAVAKDHNPDVRVVVYAEGSLPEFATRQADLVVDPRLLDPEAVAEELE